A part of Motilibacter aurantiacus genomic DNA contains:
- a CDS encoding DivIVA domain-containing protein: MPLSPEDVANKQFTSTRLGRGYDEAEVDDFLDEVEAELTRLSRENEELRGKLSQCQRALSEAQARLARGEGAPATGAHPVAVPTGPHAISVPTGPHPVAVPTGQHAVAPAPVQAQPEPAPAPPAPPAPVAAPEQAAGILALAQRTADEHVAEARTQADRIVSEARTRAEALIREAEERQRQVLGTLESERSVLERKVDDLRSFERDYRARLKSFISGQLQELDSRGGGDNGEGRGFAPVGSGGGHRADESGYGLDKG, from the coding sequence ATGCCTCTCAGTCCCGAGGACGTCGCCAACAAGCAGTTCACGAGCACGCGCCTCGGACGTGGCTACGACGAGGCCGAGGTCGATGACTTCCTCGACGAGGTCGAGGCGGAGCTGACGCGACTGAGCCGTGAGAACGAGGAGCTGCGCGGCAAGCTCTCCCAGTGCCAGCGGGCGCTGTCCGAGGCCCAGGCCCGGCTCGCCCGTGGTGAGGGCGCCCCGGCGACCGGCGCGCACCCGGTGGCCGTGCCCACCGGCCCGCACGCGATCTCCGTGCCGACCGGCCCGCACCCGGTCGCCGTCCCCACCGGGCAGCACGCCGTCGCGCCCGCCCCGGTGCAGGCTCAGCCCGAGCCGGCTCCGGCGCCGCCCGCGCCGCCGGCGCCCGTCGCCGCGCCCGAGCAGGCCGCGGGCATCCTCGCCCTCGCCCAGCGCACCGCCGACGAGCACGTCGCCGAGGCGCGTACGCAGGCCGACCGCATCGTGAGCGAGGCCCGCACCCGGGCCGAGGCGCTCATCCGCGAGGCCGAGGAGCGCCAGCGCCAGGTGCTCGGCACTCTGGAGAGCGAGCGTTCCGTCCTCGAGCGCAAGGTCGACGACCTGCGCTCGTTCGAGCGCGACTACCGCGCCCGGCTCAAGTCCTTCATCAGCGGCCAGCTGCAGGAGCTCGACTCCCGCGGCGGCGGCGACAACGGCGAGGGACGGGGCTTCGCCCCGGTCGGCAGCGGAGGCGGGCACCGCGCCGACGAGAGCGGCTACGGGCTCGACAAGGGCTGA
- a CDS encoding YggT family protein produces MRTFGEIVYVLLTIYTFILIARLVLDYVQLFARSWRPRGVVLVLAEAIYSVTDPPLRALRQVIPPLRLGNVSLDLSFLVLIVFVQVLASVVRAVFIV; encoded by the coding sequence GTGCGCACCTTCGGCGAGATCGTCTACGTCCTCCTGACGATCTACACATTCATTCTGATCGCCCGGCTCGTCCTGGATTACGTCCAGCTGTTCGCGCGGTCCTGGCGTCCGCGTGGGGTGGTGCTGGTCCTGGCCGAGGCCATCTACTCGGTCACGGATCCGCCACTGCGGGCCCTCCGGCAGGTGATCCCGCCCCTGCGCCTGGGTAACGTGTCGCTCGACCTGTCGTTCCTCGTGCTGATCGTGTTCGTGCAGGTCTTGGCTAGTGTGGTCAGGGCTGTCTTCATCGTCTGA
- a CDS encoding cell division protein SepF produces MAGGMRRMAVYLGLVEDEADRYDRYDDYDGDERGYDSGYGPGHGADYDDELEPKRAEAYEPAPRPRRTLHAEAARPDAGVSELSGREHRLREPVGRGGLAHATEGSLATVPRPVAQAPAPQPTALDRITTIHPRSYNDAKQIGESFRGGTPVIMNLTDMDDADAKRLVDFAAGLIFGLRGTIERVTNKVFLLSPANVSVSAEDRARMAENGFFNQS; encoded by the coding sequence ATGGCCGGCGGGATGCGCAGGATGGCGGTCTACCTCGGCCTCGTCGAGGACGAGGCGGACCGCTACGACCGCTACGACGACTACGACGGCGACGAGCGGGGCTACGACTCCGGCTACGGCCCGGGCCATGGCGCGGACTACGACGACGAGCTCGAGCCCAAGCGGGCCGAGGCGTACGAGCCGGCCCCTCGCCCGCGGCGCACGCTGCACGCCGAGGCGGCCCGCCCGGACGCCGGCGTGTCCGAGCTGTCCGGCCGTGAGCACCGGCTCCGCGAGCCGGTCGGCCGCGGCGGGCTCGCGCACGCGACCGAGGGGTCCCTGGCCACCGTGCCGCGCCCCGTGGCGCAGGCGCCGGCCCCGCAGCCGACCGCACTGGACCGCATCACCACGATCCACCCCCGGTCCTACAACGACGCCAAGCAGATCGGCGAGAGCTTCCGTGGCGGGACCCCCGTCATCATGAATCTCACCGACATGGACGACGCGGACGCCAAGCGGCTCGTCGACTTCGCCGCCGGGCTCATCTTCGGCCTTCGTGGGACGATCGAGCGCGTGACGAACAAGGTGTTCCTGCTGTCCCCGGCCAACGTCTCGGTCAGCGCCGAAGATCGGGCGCGGATGGCCGAGAACGGCTTCTTCAACCAGAGTTAG
- a CDS encoding YggS family pyridoxal phosphate-dependent enzyme, with product MSRRDELAERLSAVEERVVAACREAGRDRAEVTVIAVTKTYPASDVELLGELGVRDVAENREQEAGAKAAECARLGLCWHFVGQLQTNKASAVARWADVVHSVDRERLVPALQRGAEQAGRVLDCLLQVALDEDAAAGAVAARGGAAPQEVERLAEAVDGSASLRLRGVMAVAPLGADARAAFDRLAAVSERLRVGRPGASVISAGMSGDLEAAVLAGATHLRVGSAILGKRPPLR from the coding sequence GTGAGCCGTCGCGACGAGCTCGCCGAGCGCCTCTCGGCGGTCGAGGAGCGGGTGGTCGCGGCCTGCCGGGAGGCGGGCCGCGACCGGGCCGAGGTCACGGTCATCGCCGTGACCAAGACCTACCCCGCCTCGGACGTGGAGCTGCTGGGCGAGCTGGGCGTCAGGGACGTGGCGGAGAACCGCGAGCAGGAGGCGGGTGCGAAGGCGGCCGAGTGCGCGCGGCTGGGGCTGTGCTGGCACTTCGTGGGCCAGCTGCAGACCAACAAGGCGAGCGCCGTCGCCCGCTGGGCCGACGTCGTCCACTCGGTGGACCGGGAGCGGCTCGTCCCGGCCCTGCAGCGGGGGGCCGAGCAGGCGGGCCGGGTGCTCGACTGCCTTCTCCAGGTGGCCCTCGACGAGGACGCTGCGGCGGGTGCCGTCGCTGCGCGGGGCGGAGCGGCTCCGCAGGAGGTCGAGCGCCTTGCCGAGGCGGTCGACGGCTCGGCCTCGCTGCGGCTTCGCGGGGTGATGGCGGTCGCCCCGCTCGGGGCCGACGCGCGGGCCGCGTTCGACCGGCTCGCGGCCGTGAGCGAGCGGCTGCGGGTGGGCCGGCCCGGCGCGAGCGTGATCAGCGCGGGGATGAGCGGTGACCTCGAGGCGGCCGTGCTGGCCGGTGCGACACACCTGCGCGTCGGCAGCGCGATCCTCGGGAAGCGGCCTCCGCTCCGGTAG
- the ftsZ gene encoding cell division protein FtsZ, translating into MAAPQNYLAVIKVVGIGGGGVNAVNRMIEVGLKGVEFIAINTDAQALLMSDADVKLDVGRELTRGLGAGAEPQVGRKAAEDHKEEIEEVLKGADMVFVTAGEGGGTGTGGAPVVARIARSLGALTIGVVTRPFTFEGRRRATSAESGIEELRNEVDTLIVIPNDRLLSISDRQISMLDAFKQADQVLLQGVSGITDLITTPGLINLDFADVKSVMSGAGSALMGIGSARGEDRAVVAAQQAIASPLLEASVEGAHGVLLSIAGGSDLGLFEINEAAQLVAEAAHGEANIIFGAVIDDALGDEVRVTVIAAGFDGGQPRRRGQGQQEQQQARRAPGTVAAPPASVPLPPGLGANGAATEAARPARAAEPAPVSRPVPAPAQRPEPVGARPAVRPRTIVFDDAADDLDVPDFLK; encoded by the coding sequence GTGGCAGCACCGCAGAACTACCTGGCGGTCATCAAGGTCGTCGGCATCGGCGGCGGCGGCGTCAATGCCGTCAACCGGATGATCGAGGTCGGCCTCAAGGGCGTTGAGTTCATCGCCATCAACACGGACGCGCAGGCGCTGCTCATGAGCGACGCCGACGTCAAGCTCGACGTGGGCCGCGAGCTCACCCGTGGCCTCGGGGCGGGGGCGGAGCCCCAGGTTGGCCGCAAGGCCGCCGAGGACCACAAGGAGGAGATCGAGGAGGTGCTCAAGGGCGCCGACATGGTCTTCGTGACCGCCGGCGAGGGGGGCGGCACCGGCACCGGCGGCGCGCCCGTCGTGGCCCGCATCGCCCGCTCGCTCGGCGCGCTGACGATCGGTGTCGTCACCCGCCCGTTCACCTTCGAGGGCCGCCGGCGCGCGACCAGCGCGGAGAGCGGCATCGAGGAGCTGCGCAACGAGGTCGACACGCTGATCGTCATCCCGAACGACCGGCTGCTGTCGATCTCGGACCGCCAGATCAGCATGCTCGACGCCTTCAAGCAGGCCGACCAGGTCCTGCTGCAGGGCGTCTCCGGGATCACCGACCTCATCACGACCCCGGGTCTGATCAACCTCGACTTCGCCGACGTCAAGAGCGTCATGTCCGGCGCGGGCTCGGCTCTCATGGGCATCGGCTCCGCGCGCGGTGAGGACCGTGCGGTCGTCGCGGCCCAGCAGGCGATCGCGTCGCCGCTGCTCGAGGCCTCGGTCGAGGGCGCGCACGGCGTGCTCCTCTCGATCGCGGGCGGGTCCGACCTGGGGCTGTTCGAGATCAACGAGGCGGCGCAGCTCGTCGCGGAAGCAGCGCACGGCGAGGCCAACATCATCTTCGGGGCCGTCATCGACGACGCGCTCGGCGACGAGGTCCGGGTGACCGTCATCGCCGCCGGGTTCGACGGCGGCCAGCCGCGGCGGCGCGGCCAGGGCCAACAGGAGCAGCAGCAGGCCCGACGGGCGCCCGGCACGGTCGCGGCCCCACCGGCGTCCGTGCCGCTCCCGCCGGGGCTGGGCGCCAACGGCGCGGCGACCGAGGCGGCGCGCCCGGCCCGCGCTGCCGAGCCGGCCCCCGTGTCCCGTCCCGTCCCGGCGCCCGCCCAGCGCCCCGAGCCGGTGGGTGCCCGCCCCGCCGTCCGGCCGCGCACGATCGTGTTCGACGACGCGGCCGACGACCTCGACGTGCCCGACTTCTTGAAGTAG
- a CDS encoding LLM class flavin-dependent oxidoreductase has translation MELGITTFAETYPDPATGRTVSHQERLAEVLEEIELAEQVGLAVYGVGEHHRADFAASAPGMVLAAAAARTRSIRLSSAVTVLSSADPVRVFQEYATLDLLSNGRAELMAGRGSFIESFPLFGYSLSDYDELFAEKLELLLALRDNERVTWSGRFRPALEDQPVYPRPVQQPLPVWVAVGGTPESVIRAGLLGLPMALAIIGGQPARFAPLADLHRRAVEQGGHSPQPVAVHAHGYLAATTDQAERDYYPSYAGAMSRLGRERGWGAMTPEQYRALAAPDGSLVIGSPARVAEKILAMREALGIERFMLHVSVGTLPHKDVLRAIELLGTEVAPLVAAG, from the coding sequence ATGGAGCTGGGAATCACGACGTTCGCCGAGACGTACCCCGACCCGGCCACCGGCCGGACGGTCAGCCACCAGGAGCGCCTGGCCGAGGTCCTCGAGGAGATCGAGCTCGCCGAGCAGGTCGGCCTGGCGGTGTACGGCGTCGGCGAGCACCACCGGGCCGACTTCGCCGCCTCGGCGCCGGGGATGGTGCTGGCCGCGGCCGCGGCGCGTACCCGCTCGATCCGCCTGTCCAGCGCCGTGACCGTGCTGAGCTCGGCCGACCCCGTGCGGGTCTTCCAGGAGTACGCGACCCTGGACCTGCTCTCGAACGGCCGTGCCGAGCTGATGGCCGGCCGCGGCTCCTTCATCGAGTCGTTCCCGCTGTTCGGCTACAGCCTGTCCGACTACGACGAGCTGTTCGCCGAGAAGCTCGAGCTCCTGCTCGCGCTGCGCGACAACGAGCGCGTCACGTGGTCGGGCCGGTTCCGCCCCGCGCTCGAGGACCAGCCGGTCTACCCGCGCCCCGTCCAGCAGCCGCTGCCGGTCTGGGTGGCGGTGGGCGGCACGCCCGAGTCGGTGATCCGCGCCGGGCTGCTGGGCCTGCCCATGGCGCTCGCGATCATCGGGGGGCAGCCGGCGCGCTTCGCCCCGCTGGCCGACCTGCACCGGCGCGCCGTCGAGCAGGGCGGGCACTCGCCGCAGCCGGTCGCCGTCCACGCCCACGGCTACCTCGCCGCGACGACCGACCAGGCCGAGCGTGACTACTACCCGTCCTACGCCGGTGCGATGAGCCGGCTGGGACGTGAGCGCGGGTGGGGCGCGATGACGCCGGAGCAGTACCGGGCGCTCGCGGCGCCGGACGGCTCGCTGGTGATCGGCAGCCCGGCCCGCGTCGCGGAGAAGATCCTCGCCATGCGCGAGGCGCTGGGGATCGAGCGGTTCATGCTGCACGTCAGCGTCGGGACGCTGCCGCACAAGGACGTGCTCCGGGCGATCGAGCTGCTCGGCACGGAGGTGGCCCCGCTGGTGGCCGCCGGCTGA
- a CDS encoding (2Fe-2S)-binding protein, translating into MSSVLRGLGPFVELATGPADDEWLPVARLVDEPELLAARVRSGRTALASLAGAPVEAVEERVVTSVVMLGVAARLSAPAIAAAAMCDAVLPVGRLSWRDGQPGPVPLLLPTSAHVPPGDADGLHAALVEDVLARLVDTARALAPLAPSLLWGNAASGIAGAAGALARARPSVAGAAYGVADALLARPPLRGAGAFAPGRRFRRGTCCLYYRLPGGGTCGDCPLPARA; encoded by the coding sequence TTGTCGTCCGTCCTGCGGGGCCTCGGCCCCTTCGTCGAGCTGGCCACCGGCCCGGCCGACGACGAGTGGCTGCCCGTCGCCCGCCTGGTCGACGAGCCCGAGTTGCTCGCCGCGCGAGTACGCAGCGGCCGCACTGCCCTGGCGAGCCTGGCCGGCGCGCCGGTCGAGGCCGTCGAGGAGCGCGTCGTCACGTCGGTCGTGATGCTCGGTGTCGCAGCCCGGCTGAGCGCCCCGGCCATCGCCGCCGCGGCGATGTGCGACGCGGTCCTTCCGGTGGGCCGGCTGAGCTGGCGCGACGGGCAGCCCGGGCCGGTGCCCCTGCTGCTGCCGACCTCGGCCCACGTCCCGCCGGGGGACGCCGACGGGCTGCACGCCGCGCTCGTCGAGGACGTGCTGGCCCGGCTCGTCGACACCGCGCGCGCCCTGGCCCCGCTGGCCCCGTCGCTGCTGTGGGGGAACGCCGCGTCGGGGATCGCCGGTGCCGCCGGGGCGCTGGCCCGCGCACGCCCCAGCGTGGCGGGCGCGGCGTACGGGGTCGCCGACGCCCTGCTGGCCCGCCCTCCGCTGCGCGGCGCGGGCGCGTTCGCCCCCGGTCGGCGGTTCCGCCGGGGCACCTGCTGCCTCTACTACCGGCTGCCCGGCGGCGGCACCTGCGGCGACTGCCCGCTTCCGGCCAGGGCCTGA
- a CDS encoding winged helix DNA-binding domain-containing protein, with translation MAITERRLNRATLARQLLLDREALDVVSAVQRVVALQAQEPASPYLALWNRIAGFAPAKLDLAFREAHVVKAPLMRITLHAVTAEDRPAFHAAMLPTLRAPRLGDERFTSSGVTVEEADALVPQLLAFLAVPRTGPEVDAWLAEQVGRDAVAGVWWALRSYAPLRHSPTGGPWSFGPRNAYAAAGHVPAPEERDAGLAVLVRRYLEGFGPATLADVAGFCLVQKTRARKAVADLGDRLVRLEGPGGVELLDVPAGAVPREDVPAPARLMAMWDSVLLAYADRSRVVPPAYRKLVTRANGDVLPTLLVDGHVAGVWRPVEGGIEATAFHQLAEEAWAQLEAEAGALLELLADRDPAVYRRYARWWASLPAGEVRVLPG, from the coding sequence ATGGCGATCACCGAACGGCGACTGAACCGCGCCACGCTCGCCCGCCAGCTGCTGCTGGACCGGGAGGCCCTCGACGTCGTGTCGGCCGTGCAGCGCGTCGTGGCGCTGCAGGCGCAGGAGCCGGCCTCCCCATACCTCGCACTCTGGAATCGCATTGCCGGCTTCGCTCCCGCGAAGCTGGATCTGGCGTTCCGTGAAGCTCACGTCGTCAAAGCGCCGTTGATGCGCATCACGCTGCACGCGGTCACTGCCGAGGACCGGCCGGCCTTCCATGCGGCCATGCTGCCCACCCTGCGCGCCCCGCGCCTGGGCGACGAGCGGTTCACCTCGAGCGGGGTCACCGTGGAGGAGGCCGACGCGCTCGTCCCGCAGCTGCTGGCGTTCCTCGCGGTGCCCAGGACCGGGCCGGAGGTCGACGCCTGGCTGGCCGAGCAGGTCGGCCGGGACGCGGTGGCCGGGGTCTGGTGGGCGCTGCGGTCGTACGCCCCGCTGCGCCACTCCCCCACCGGCGGCCCATGGTCCTTCGGCCCGCGCAACGCGTACGCCGCGGCCGGGCACGTGCCCGCGCCCGAGGAGCGGGACGCCGGCCTGGCCGTGCTCGTGCGGCGCTACCTGGAGGGGTTCGGCCCGGCGACGCTCGCCGACGTCGCCGGCTTCTGCCTCGTGCAGAAGACCCGTGCGCGGAAGGCGGTCGCCGACCTGGGCGACCGGCTGGTGCGGCTCGAGGGCCCGGGCGGGGTCGAGCTCCTGGACGTCCCGGCAGGGGCCGTGCCGCGCGAGGACGTGCCGGCACCCGCCCGCCTCATGGCCATGTGGGACAGCGTGCTGCTCGCCTACGCCGACCGCAGCCGCGTGGTGCCCCCGGCGTACCGCAAGCTCGTGACGCGCGCCAACGGGGACGTGCTGCCCACGCTGCTCGTCGACGGGCACGTCGCGGGGGTGTGGCGCCCGGTGGAGGGCGGCATCGAGGCGACGGCCTTCCACCAACTGGCCGAGGAGGCCTGGGCGCAGCTGGAGGCGGAGGCGGGCGCCCTCCTCGAGCTGCTGGCCGACCGTGACCCCGCGGTCTACCGCCGGTACGCGCGCTGGTGGGCGTCGCTGCCCGCCGGTGAGGTGCGGGTGCTCCCGGGGTGA
- a CDS encoding alkaline phosphatase D family protein, which translates to MNTDGTSAERHAPRLRVGPLLRWVDETRATVWVETDRPGRVRVLDAETATWSVHGHHFAIVTVEGLEPGTEAAYDVRLDDAVVWPLPDDPHPAPVIRTLGGTGEKSLSISFGSCRALAPYDERGFHGHGADALVALAEGVLHGRTPRPDLLVLLGDQVYADEPDAQMVERLQQRPGVDPEVQAEINSFDEYTWLYEKTWSHPSLRWLLSTVPSAMILDDHDLRDDWNTSAAWREHMSAQPWWKERVVGAFGSYWVYQHLGNLSPDELEASPVLREICAAATEDERDRVLDEMAWRSDQQPDAHRWSHVRQLGRTRLVMIDSRCSRSLRPGARGMVDDNEWQWLEQHLTGDVDHLLVGTSLPWLLTPSVHELEGWNEATAGGAWGTAFGKLAERIRWAVDLEHWAAFRKSFDSLTEALAEVASGRRGAPPASVLVLSGDVHLSYASRAHIAAASDDAAPVWQLVMSPFRNPLSRSIRAANRVLMTPPARAAVTWLARRAGVPAARIRWGLDHGPWFDNGVSTLTVRGRDVRLRTDLAELTAGRQQVLRTVLDESLVDARR; encoded by the coding sequence GTGAACACTGACGGTACGAGCGCTGAACGGCACGCCCCCCGCCTGCGGGTCGGCCCGCTGCTGCGGTGGGTCGACGAGACCCGCGCGACCGTCTGGGTCGAGACCGACCGGCCCGGCCGCGTCCGCGTGCTCGACGCGGAGACCGCGACCTGGTCGGTCCACGGCCACCACTTCGCGATCGTCACCGTCGAGGGGCTGGAGCCCGGCACGGAGGCCGCGTACGACGTCCGGCTCGACGACGCGGTCGTCTGGCCGCTGCCGGACGACCCGCACCCGGCGCCGGTCATCCGCACGCTGGGCGGGACCGGCGAGAAGAGCCTGAGCATCTCCTTCGGCTCGTGCCGGGCCCTCGCGCCGTACGACGAGCGCGGCTTCCACGGGCACGGCGCGGACGCTCTCGTGGCGCTCGCCGAGGGCGTGCTGCACGGGAGGACGCCGCGGCCGGACCTGCTCGTGCTGCTCGGGGACCAGGTCTACGCCGACGAGCCCGATGCCCAGATGGTCGAGCGGCTGCAGCAACGGCCGGGGGTGGACCCCGAGGTGCAGGCGGAGATCAACAGCTTCGACGAGTACACCTGGCTCTACGAGAAGACCTGGAGCCACCCGTCGCTCCGGTGGCTGCTGTCGACCGTGCCCAGCGCGATGATCCTCGACGACCACGACCTGCGCGACGACTGGAACACCTCCGCCGCGTGGCGCGAGCACATGAGCGCGCAGCCGTGGTGGAAGGAGCGCGTGGTCGGTGCGTTCGGGTCGTACTGGGTCTACCAGCACCTCGGCAACCTCTCCCCCGACGAGCTCGAGGCCAGCCCGGTGCTGCGTGAGATCTGCGCGGCGGCGACGGAGGACGAGCGCGACCGCGTCCTGGACGAGATGGCCTGGCGCTCGGACCAGCAGCCCGACGCCCACCGCTGGAGCCACGTCCGCCAGCTCGGCCGGACCCGGCTGGTCATGATCGACTCGCGATGCTCGCGCTCGCTGCGCCCCGGCGCGCGCGGAATGGTCGACGACAACGAGTGGCAGTGGCTCGAGCAGCACCTCACCGGGGACGTCGACCACCTGCTGGTCGGCACCTCGCTGCCCTGGCTGCTCACGCCGTCGGTCCACGAGCTCGAGGGCTGGAACGAGGCGACGGCCGGCGGCGCGTGGGGCACGGCGTTCGGCAAGCTCGCCGAGCGGATCCGCTGGGCCGTCGACCTGGAGCACTGGGCGGCGTTCCGCAAGAGCTTCGACTCGCTGACGGAGGCGCTGGCGGAGGTGGCGTCGGGCAGGCGTGGCGCACCGCCCGCGAGCGTGCTGGTCCTCTCCGGCGACGTGCACCTGTCGTACGCCTCCCGCGCGCACATCGCGGCGGCGAGCGACGACGCGGCACCCGTCTGGCAGCTCGTGATGTCGCCGTTCCGCAACCCGCTCTCCCGGTCCATCCGGGCGGCGAACCGCGTCCTCATGACGCCTCCGGCCCGAGCTGCCGTGACGTGGCTGGCGCGCCGCGCAGGGGTGCCTGCGGCGCGCATCCGCTGGGGCCTGGACCACGGCCCGTGGTTCGACAACGGGGTCTCCACGCTGACCGTCCGTGGCCGCGACGTCCGGCTGCGCACCGACCTCGCCGAGCTGACGGCTGGCCGGCAGCAGGTGCTGCGCACCGTGCTCGACGAGAGCCTGGTCGACGCCCGGCGCTAG
- a CDS encoding methyl-accepting chemotaxis protein, translating into MPSMSWARDRGVRTKILASLGLLAVVATVVAAAGVSQIRALRAGNAAMNSATIQPLVALGDLQRDLQSWRARVTEYSSALAERRQEIREENLELQQKVEQRAADYLPTAADPAAVESLQQMLTQYAQLTEQELFAAVDAGEAGQAVTVFQEKVRPLTSDLLDAYKTEADAQAAKAVTEAESAEASAGSAIRWVVIVLVAGLLLALALGFWVAGGIVRSLARVREALCAMARGDLTVEAKVEGRDELGQMADALAQAREGVRGLLVAVRDSATGMERSSRHLADAAVQVAASAAESSGQADVVANASSAVSSSVQTLASGSEQMGASIREISENANQAAHVASQAVGVADATNATVTALGESSRQIGEVVRVITSIAEQTKLLALNATIEAARAGEAGKGFAVVANEVKELASETGRATGDIAARVEAIQADTGSVVSAIAEIAGVIGQINDFTTTIASAVEEQTATTAEMSRNAVQVASGSEEIAGTIAGVAQSAHTTTATVADVQDAASGLSRMSAELQGQLSRFTY; encoded by the coding sequence ATGCCCTCCATGAGCTGGGCCCGCGACCGCGGGGTCCGGACCAAGATCCTCGCCTCCCTCGGGCTGCTGGCGGTCGTCGCGACGGTGGTCGCCGCGGCGGGCGTCTCCCAGATCCGCGCCCTGCGCGCGGGCAACGCCGCGATGAACAGCGCGACGATCCAGCCGCTGGTCGCGCTCGGCGACCTGCAGCGCGACCTGCAGAGCTGGCGCGCGCGGGTCACGGAGTACAGCAGCGCGCTGGCCGAGCGGCGCCAGGAGATCCGTGAGGAGAACCTCGAGCTGCAGCAGAAGGTCGAGCAGCGGGCCGCGGACTACCTCCCGACCGCGGCCGACCCAGCCGCCGTCGAGTCCCTGCAGCAGATGCTGACGCAGTACGCGCAGCTGACCGAGCAGGAGCTCTTCGCCGCCGTCGATGCGGGCGAGGCCGGGCAGGCGGTCACGGTCTTCCAGGAGAAGGTGCGGCCGCTGACGTCGGACCTGCTCGACGCGTACAAGACGGAGGCGGACGCGCAGGCGGCCAAGGCCGTCACGGAGGCCGAGTCGGCCGAGGCGAGCGCCGGCAGCGCCATCCGCTGGGTCGTGATCGTCCTCGTGGCCGGCCTGCTGCTCGCCCTCGCCCTGGGCTTCTGGGTCGCCGGCGGCATCGTGCGCAGCCTCGCCCGGGTGCGCGAGGCGCTCTGTGCGATGGCTCGCGGCGACCTCACGGTTGAGGCGAAGGTCGAGGGCCGGGACGAGCTGGGGCAGATGGCCGACGCCCTGGCGCAGGCCCGTGAGGGCGTACGCGGCCTGCTCGTCGCGGTCCGCGACTCCGCCACCGGGATGGAGCGCAGCTCCCGCCACCTGGCCGACGCCGCCGTGCAGGTGGCCGCGAGCGCGGCGGAGTCCTCCGGGCAGGCCGATGTCGTGGCGAACGCCTCGTCCGCCGTCTCCTCCAGCGTGCAGACGCTGGCGTCGGGCAGCGAGCAGATGGGCGCCTCGATCCGGGAGATCAGCGAGAACGCGAACCAGGCTGCACATGTCGCTTCCCAGGCCGTGGGCGTCGCGGACGCGACCAACGCGACCGTCACCGCGCTCGGCGAGTCCAGCCGGCAGATCGGCGAGGTCGTCCGGGTCATCACGTCGATCGCGGAGCAGACCAAGCTGCTCGCCCTGAACGCGACCATCGAGGCTGCCCGGGCCGGAGAAGCGGGCAAGGGCTTCGCCGTCGTCGCCAACGAGGTCAAGGAGCTCGCCTCCGAGACCGGGCGCGCCACCGGCGACATCGCGGCCCGGGTCGAGGCCATCCAGGCCGACACCGGCAGCGTGGTCTCGGCAATCGCGGAGATCGCCGGCGTCATCGGGCAGATCAACGACTTCACGACCACGATCGCGTCGGCGGTCGAGGAGCAGACCGCCACGACGGCGGAGATGTCGCGCAACGCGGTGCAGGTCGCGTCCGGCAGCGAGGAGATCGCCGGGACGATCGCGGGCGTCGCGCAGAGCGCCCACACGACGACGGCGACGGTCGCCGACGTGCAGGACGCGGCGAGCGGGCTCTCGCGGATGTCCGCCGAGCTGCAGGGGCAGCTCTCGCGCTTCACGTACTGA
- the lepB gene encoding signal peptidase I, with amino-acid sequence MTLLVGIALVLAMLVKAFLVQAFYIPSGSMENTLRIGDRVLVEKLSYRFGEIERGDVLVFNGVDSFTPEVELDEPTNPLVRGARALGGVVGLAPPDERDFIKRVIGLPGDRVVCCDAAGRITVDGLPLEEESYLYPGDNPSDRAFDVTVPEGRLWVLGDHRSASADSRQHMGEPGGGFVPVDRVIGRAFAVVWPLGHWRFL; translated from the coding sequence ATGACCCTCCTCGTCGGCATCGCGCTCGTCCTGGCGATGCTGGTCAAGGCGTTCCTCGTCCAGGCCTTCTACATCCCGTCCGGGTCCATGGAGAACACGCTGCGCATCGGCGACCGCGTCCTGGTCGAGAAGCTCTCGTACCGCTTCGGCGAGATCGAGCGCGGGGACGTCCTGGTCTTCAACGGCGTCGACTCGTTCACCCCCGAGGTCGAGCTGGACGAGCCGACCAACCCCCTCGTCAGGGGGGCTCGCGCCCTCGGCGGCGTCGTGGGCCTGGCGCCGCCGGACGAGCGCGACTTCATCAAGCGGGTCATCGGGCTGCCGGGGGACCGCGTCGTCTGCTGCGACGCCGCAGGCCGGATCACGGTCGACGGCCTGCCGCTCGAGGAGGAGAGCTACCTCTATCCCGGCGACAACCCCTCCGACCGGGCCTTCGACGTGACCGTCCCCGAGGGCCGGCTCTGGGTGCTCGGGGACCACCGCAGCGCCTCCGCCGACTCACGCCAGCACATGGGCGAGCCGGGCGGCGGCTTCGTGCCCGTGGACAGGGTGATCGGCAGGGCGTTCGCGGTGGTCTGGCCGCTCGGCCACTGGCGCTTCCTCTGA